A part of Arachis hypogaea cultivar Tifrunner chromosome 12, arahy.Tifrunner.gnm2.J5K5, whole genome shotgun sequence genomic DNA contains:
- the LOC140177342 gene encoding uncharacterized protein, whose amino-acid sequence MSTGPETSFSDGGTVVEDTILDTCIEGDVVGSEARGQFKMVVIDSSRGYGHIMVEEVMTIKFGTPGEAREFYAAYSRVKGFTIRKSKSKNAKGEVVRYNFACSREGFRHRKWLEKSDRKLEHKPVTMCGYLAEMRIK is encoded by the exons ATGTCAACGGGACCGGAAACCTCATTCTCTGATGGTGGTACCGTTGTTGAG GACACAATTCTTGACACATGTATTGAAGGGGATGTAGTTGGCAGCGAAGCAAGGGGACAGTTCAAAATGGTGGTTATTGATTCTTCCCGAGGTTATGGACATATAATGGTTGAAGAGGTAATGACGATAAAATTCGGTACTCCAGGAGAAGCAAGGGAATTTTATGCTGCTTATAGTAGAGTAAAAGGTTTTACTATTCGGAAGAGTAAGAGTAAAAATGCCAAAGGAGAAGTGGTTAGATATAATTTTGCATGCAGCAGGGAGGGGTTCAGGCACaggaagtggttggagaagtcgGATAGGAAGTTGGAGCACAAGCCTGTGACTATGTGCGGATATCTAGCAGAGATGAGGATCAAGTAG